In the Pseudonocardia cypriaca genome, one interval contains:
- a CDS encoding dihydroorotate dehydrogenase: MLRSRETSPHRTEGVRLGDIVLRNRLVTSSSLLGYGVANSPLLPYGMSPVSLFVPLAEFGAVTTRTLTVEPREGHFTTRDDWALRELPGLLKRYGTVLRGTDGGFLNAFGWCNIGIDAYLRDYYPRTRDQRTIISLGGFSAEEFVTLVDRVNDAVPAGDIAAVEFNVSCHNVNFDFSTILQDVLDEAVPRSNHPVILKLSPDYDYLRNAQQAAKAGVSALTAINTVKALRLDPRTGTPWLANRYGGLSGRAIKPIGLRVVSELREAGVTLPIIATGGIRTVDDCREYFWAGADVVSLGSATWLASYPGYALAPLRALRVRRVLRAVRRYSTLPNRDTLSR; encoded by the coding sequence GTGCTGCGCTCCCGCGAGACGAGTCCCCACCGCACGGAAGGCGTGCGGCTGGGTGACATCGTGCTCCGCAACCGCCTCGTCACCTCGTCCAGCCTGCTCGGGTACGGCGTGGCGAACTCCCCGCTCCTCCCGTACGGCATGAGCCCGGTGTCGCTGTTCGTGCCGCTGGCCGAGTTCGGCGCCGTCACCACGCGCACCCTCACCGTGGAGCCGCGGGAGGGGCACTTCACCACCCGCGACGACTGGGCGCTGCGCGAGCTGCCCGGGCTGCTGAAGCGGTACGGCACCGTGCTGCGCGGCACCGACGGCGGGTTCCTCAACGCGTTCGGCTGGTGCAACATCGGCATCGACGCCTACCTGCGCGACTACTACCCCCGCACCCGCGACCAGCGCACGATCATCTCGCTCGGCGGGTTCTCGGCCGAGGAGTTCGTCACCCTCGTGGACCGGGTGAACGATGCGGTGCCCGCGGGCGACATCGCGGCCGTCGAGTTCAACGTGAGCTGCCACAACGTCAACTTCGACTTCTCGACGATCCTGCAGGACGTGCTCGACGAAGCCGTGCCCCGCAGCAACCACCCGGTGATCCTCAAGCTCTCGCCCGACTACGACTACCTGCGCAACGCGCAGCAGGCCGCCAAGGCCGGGGTGTCGGCGCTGACGGCGATCAACACGGTGAAGGCGTTGCGGCTCGACCCGCGCACCGGCACGCCGTGGCTCGCCAACCGCTATGGCGGCCTCTCGGGCCGGGCGATCAAGCCGATCGGCCTGCGCGTGGTGAGCGAACTGCGCGAGGCGGGTGTGACACTCCCGATCATCGCCACCGGCGGCATCCGCACCGTGGACGACTGCCGCGAGTACTTCTGGGCGGGTGCGGATGTCGTGAGTCTCGGCAGCGCCACCTGGTTGGCGAGCTATCCGGGCTACGCTCTCGCACCGTTGCGGGCACTGCGCGTTCGGCGCGTGTTGCGAGCCGTTCGGCGCTACTCAACGCTGCCGAATCGCGACACGCTGTCGCGCTGA
- the whiA gene encoding DNA-binding protein WhiA, translated as MAMTAAVKDELSRLVVTKPCCRRAEVAALLRFAGGLHIVGGRVVVEAEVDTGSVARRLRREIHDLYGHTCEAHVISAGGLRRGARYVLRVVRDGEGLARQTGLLDVRGRPVRGLPPPVVSGGVCDAEAAWRGAFLAHGSLTEPGRSSALEVTCPGQEAAMALVGAARRLGVTAKWREVRGADRVVVRDGDAIGALLTRMGGHESVLAWEERRMRREVRATANRLANFDDANLRRSARAAVAAAARVQRALEILGDDVPNHLLAAGKLRVEHTQASLEELGQLADPPMTKDAVAGRIRRLLHMADKRAADLGIPDTDSAVTPDMLEEA; from the coding sequence ATGGCGATGACCGCGGCGGTCAAGGACGAGCTCTCGAGGCTCGTCGTCACGAAGCCGTGTTGCCGGCGCGCCGAGGTCGCAGCGCTGCTGCGCTTCGCGGGTGGGCTGCACATCGTCGGTGGCCGCGTCGTGGTCGAGGCCGAGGTCGACACCGGGTCGGTTGCGCGGCGGCTGCGCCGCGAGATCCACGACCTCTACGGCCACACCTGCGAGGCCCACGTGATCAGCGCGGGCGGGCTGCGCCGCGGTGCCCGCTACGTGCTGCGGGTGGTGCGCGACGGCGAGGGCCTCGCGCGCCAGACGGGCCTGCTCGACGTCCGGGGTCGCCCGGTGCGGGGCCTGCCGCCGCCTGTCGTCTCCGGCGGGGTGTGCGACGCGGAGGCCGCGTGGCGGGGCGCGTTCCTCGCGCACGGCTCGCTCACCGAGCCCGGCCGCAGCTCGGCGCTGGAGGTCACCTGCCCCGGCCAGGAGGCGGCGATGGCGCTGGTCGGTGCCGCGCGCCGGCTCGGCGTCACCGCGAAGTGGCGGGAGGTGCGCGGCGCCGACCGGGTGGTGGTCCGCGACGGCGACGCGATCGGTGCACTGCTCACCCGCATGGGCGGGCACGAGAGCGTGCTCGCGTGGGAGGAGCGGCGGATGCGCCGCGAGGTCCGCGCCACCGCCAACCGGCTGGCCAACTTCGACGACGCCAACCTCCGCCGCTCGGCCCGCGCAGCCGTGGCCGCCGCCGCACGCGTGCAGCGGGCGCTGGAGATCCTCGGCGACGACGTCCCGAACCACCTCCTCGCCGCGGGCAAGCTGCGCGTCGAGCACACCCAGGCGTCCCTCGAGGAGCTGGGCCAGCTCGCCGACCCGCCGATGACGAAGGACGCCGTCGCCGGGCGGATCCGCCGGCTGCTGCACATGGCCGACAAGCGCGCCGCCGACCTCGGCATCCCCGACACCGACTCCGCCGTCACCCCGGACATGCTGGAGGAGGCCTGA
- a CDS encoding HAD-IA family hydrolase — protein sequence MTITSGTAATTGLRAPDRRPRAVLLDVFETMLQVDALGARFVDVGRPAHEWELFFTRTLRDGMAHTLAGAVRPFGDVARAALRTTTGHTLSDEAVEHVIAGFRELPPHPDVEPALMALARARIPAFGFTHGTESVACDALDKAGLRTYLRDTFSTEAISSFKPPARVYHWACHRVELAREKVALVAAHSWDVHGAVRAGLIGGLATRLEGVLSDVVDRPHVVAERLDTVVERLIALPV from the coding sequence ATGACGATCACGTCGGGTACCGCCGCGACGACCGGGCTGCGTGCTCCCGATCGCCGGCCGCGGGCCGTGCTCCTGGACGTGTTCGAGACCATGCTCCAGGTGGACGCCCTGGGGGCCCGCTTCGTGGACGTGGGGCGCCCGGCGCACGAATGGGAGCTGTTCTTCACCCGCACGCTCCGCGACGGGATGGCCCACACGCTCGCCGGGGCCGTGCGTCCCTTCGGCGACGTGGCCCGCGCCGCCCTGCGCACCACCACCGGCCACACCCTCTCCGACGAGGCGGTGGAGCACGTGATCGCCGGGTTCCGCGAGCTGCCGCCGCACCCGGACGTCGAGCCCGCCCTGATGGCGCTGGCCCGGGCCCGGATCCCGGCGTTCGGGTTCACCCACGGCACCGAGTCGGTGGCCTGCGACGCCCTCGACAAGGCAGGCCTGCGCACCTACCTGCGCGACACGTTCTCCACCGAGGCGATCAGCTCGTTCAAGCCGCCCGCCCGGGTGTACCACTGGGCGTGCCACCGGGTGGAGCTGGCGCGGGAGAAGGTGGCGCTCGTGGCCGCGCACTCGTGGGACGTGCACGGCGCCGTGCGTGCCGGCCTCATCGGCGGCCTCGCCACCCGCCTCGAAGGGGTGCTGTCGGACGTGGTGGACCGCCCCCACGTGGTGGCCGAGCGGCTGGACACGGTGGTGGAGCGGCTCATCGCCCTCCCCGTCTGA
- the uvrC gene encoding excinuclease ABC subunit UvrC, with protein MRDPVSNDPSRYRPAPGSIPEAPGVYRFSDPHGRVIYVGKAKSLRQRLNSYFADLTGLHPRTRQMVTTAAKVEWTVVTTEVEALQLEYNWIKEFDPRFNVRYRDDKTYPVLAATMNEEFPRLHVYRGPRRKGVRYFGPYAHAWAIRETLDLLLRVFPARTCSAGVFKRHGQIGRPCLLGYIDKCSAPCVGRVDADEHRAIVEDFCDFLSGRTDHLVRQLERKMADASEQLEFERAARLRDDIGALRRAMEKQAVVLGDGTDADVVAFAEDELEAAVQVFHVRGGRVRGQRGWVIDKVEPTDTAQLVERFLTQFYGEQAALAGSADDATQPVPREILVPVLPQESGSLVEWLSRLRGSRVQLRVPQRGDKRALAETVARNAAEAFTQHKLRRAGDLTARSAALQEIQDALGLDSAPLRIECIDVSHVQGSNVVASLVVFEDGLARKSEYRRFEVRGGAEGGDVAAIAEVVRRRFRRYLAETSAETRPGNGEPDHGESGEVPAGVPEHRPGIDPETGRPRKFAYPPNLLVVDGGQPQVEAAADVLAGLGVTDVAVCGLAKRLEEVWLPAEPDPVILSRTSEGLYLLQRVRDEAHRFAITYHRQRRSQSMVASELDAVPGLGPARRAALLKHFGSLRKIKAAAVDEIAALPGFGPRTAAAVLAALNGEQSTEPAAAGQGAQ; from the coding sequence ATGCGCGATCCCGTCTCGAACGACCCCTCCCGGTACCGCCCTGCGCCCGGTTCCATCCCGGAGGCGCCGGGGGTGTACCGGTTCTCCGACCCGCACGGGCGCGTGATCTACGTCGGCAAGGCCAAGAGCCTCCGGCAGCGGCTCAACTCCTACTTCGCCGACCTCACCGGCCTGCACCCGCGCACCCGCCAGATGGTCACCACCGCGGCGAAGGTCGAGTGGACCGTGGTCACCACCGAGGTGGAGGCCCTGCAGCTCGAGTACAACTGGATCAAGGAGTTCGACCCGCGGTTCAACGTCCGCTACCGCGACGACAAGACCTACCCGGTGCTCGCGGCCACGATGAACGAGGAGTTCCCGAGGCTGCACGTCTACCGCGGTCCCCGGCGCAAGGGTGTGCGCTACTTCGGGCCGTACGCGCACGCGTGGGCCATCCGGGAGACCCTCGACCTGCTGCTGCGGGTGTTCCCGGCGCGCACCTGCAGCGCGGGGGTGTTCAAGCGCCACGGCCAGATCGGGCGCCCCTGCCTGCTCGGCTACATCGACAAGTGCTCCGCCCCGTGCGTGGGCCGGGTCGACGCCGACGAGCACCGCGCGATCGTCGAGGACTTCTGCGACTTCCTGTCGGGGCGCACCGACCACCTCGTGCGCCAGCTCGAGCGGAAGATGGCCGATGCGTCCGAGCAGCTGGAGTTCGAGCGGGCGGCGCGGCTGCGCGACGACATCGGGGCGCTGCGCCGCGCCATGGAGAAGCAGGCCGTGGTGCTCGGTGACGGCACCGACGCCGACGTCGTCGCGTTCGCCGAGGACGAGCTGGAGGCCGCGGTGCAGGTCTTCCACGTGCGTGGCGGCCGGGTCCGCGGCCAGCGCGGCTGGGTGATCGACAAGGTGGAGCCCACCGACACCGCCCAGCTCGTGGAGCGGTTCCTCACCCAGTTCTACGGCGAGCAGGCCGCTCTCGCCGGCTCGGCCGACGACGCCACCCAGCCCGTGCCGCGCGAGATCCTCGTGCCGGTGCTCCCCCAGGAGTCCGGCTCCCTCGTCGAGTGGCTCTCCCGGTTGCGCGGGTCGCGGGTGCAGCTGCGGGTGCCGCAGCGCGGCGACAAACGCGCGCTGGCCGAGACGGTGGCGCGAAACGCAGCGGAGGCGTTCACCCAGCACAAGCTCCGGCGCGCGGGCGACCTCACGGCGCGCTCGGCGGCGCTGCAGGAGATCCAGGACGCGCTCGGGCTCGACAGCGCGCCCCTGCGGATCGAGTGCATCGACGTGAGCCACGTGCAGGGCAGCAACGTCGTGGCGTCGCTGGTGGTGTTCGAGGACGGGCTCGCCCGCAAGTCCGAGTACCGCCGGTTCGAGGTACGCGGCGGGGCCGAGGGCGGGGACGTCGCGGCGATCGCCGAGGTGGTCCGCCGCCGCTTCCGGCGCTACCTCGCAGAAACCAGCGCCGAGACCCGACCGGGTAACGGCGAGCCCGACCACGGCGAGTCCGGGGAGGTGCCCGCCGGAGTTCCCGAGCACCGCCCGGGCATCGACCCGGAGACCGGCCGCCCCCGCAAGTTCGCCTACCCCCCGAACCTGCTGGTCGTCGACGGTGGCCAGCCGCAGGTGGAGGCTGCCGCCGACGTGCTCGCGGGGCTGGGCGTCACCGACGTCGCGGTCTGCGGGCTCGCGAAGCGCCTCGAGGAGGTGTGGTTGCCCGCCGAACCCGACCCGGTGATCCTCTCGCGCACCAGCGAGGGCCTCTACCTGCTGCAGCGGGTCCGCGACGAGGCGCACCGGTTCGCCATCACCTACCACCGGCAGCGTCGTTCGCAGAGCATGGTGGCCTCTGAGCTGGACGCCGTCCCCGGGCTGGGGCCGGCCCGGCGCGCGGCGCTGCTGAAGCACTTCGGTTCGCTGCGCAAGATCAAGGCCGCCGCAGTGGACGAGATCGCCGCCCTGCCGGGCTTCGGCCCGCGCACGGCGGCCGCGGTGCTCGCCGCGCTGAACGGCGAGCAGAGCACGGAACCGGCAGCGGCCGGGCAGGGGGCCCAGTGA
- a CDS encoding dihydrofolate reductase family protein: protein MSALVLYMSMSLDGFIAGPDDRSGQELGRHGGRLFNWLDDRMSDGPNGQIFREALATGAVISGRRTFELAGRWQGDHHDGVPIFVLTRHVDEGDVPPGSARFVTDVEECAELARAAARDRTVLVHGAGAAQALLRAGQLDEMEIHLVPVLLGEGRRLFDELGPEHIELEPVRVVQGRDATHMRYRVRR from the coding sequence GTGTCCGCACTGGTGCTGTACATGTCAATGTCGCTCGACGGCTTCATCGCCGGACCCGACGACCGTTCCGGCCAGGAGCTCGGCCGCCACGGCGGGCGGCTGTTCAACTGGCTCGACGACCGGATGTCCGACGGCCCGAACGGTCAGATCTTCCGCGAGGCGTTGGCGACCGGGGCCGTGATCTCCGGCCGGCGCACGTTCGAGCTCGCCGGGCGGTGGCAGGGCGACCACCACGACGGCGTGCCGATCTTCGTCCTCACCCGGCACGTCGACGAGGGTGACGTCCCGCCGGGCAGCGCCCGCTTCGTCACCGACGTCGAGGAGTGCGCGGAGCTGGCCAGGGCCGCGGCGCGCGATCGGACCGTGCTGGTGCACGGGGCCGGGGCCGCCCAGGCACTGCTGCGGGCCGGGCAGCTCGACGAGATGGAGATCCACCTGGTGCCGGTGCTGCTCGGGGAGGGACGGCGCCTCTTCGACGAGCTCGGTCCCGAGCACATCGAGCTCGAACCGGTCCGGGTCGTGCAGGGGCGCGACGCCACACACATGCGGTACCGGGTGCGCCGCTGA
- a CDS encoding PH domain-containing protein: MLIASWVGAVVTVALFVAIAVVLRNVQTGVYFRFADQVALVLLGLFIAGGLLLFARPRVRADAEGIEVRNVLVTRRLPWSLVLRVAFPDGASWARLDLPDDEYLAVLAIQAVDGRRAVDAITRVRALHARSRSSS; the protein is encoded by the coding sequence ATGCTGATCGCGTCCTGGGTGGGCGCCGTGGTGACGGTCGCGCTCTTCGTGGCGATCGCCGTCGTGCTCCGCAACGTGCAGACCGGGGTCTACTTCCGGTTCGCCGACCAGGTGGCGCTCGTCCTGCTCGGGCTGTTCATCGCGGGCGGCCTGCTGCTGTTCGCCCGGCCGCGGGTGCGCGCCGACGCCGAGGGCATCGAGGTGCGCAACGTCCTCGTCACGCGGCGGCTGCCCTGGTCGCTCGTGCTGCGGGTCGCGTTCCCGGACGGTGCCTCGTGGGCCCGGCTGGACCTCCCCGACGACGAGTACCTGGCCGTCCTCGCGATCCAGGCCGTCGACGGCCGGCGCGCGGTGGACGCGATCACCCGGGTGCGTGCGCTGCACGCCCGGTCCCGTTCGTCCTCCTGA
- the rapZ gene encoding RNase adapter RapZ: MSRGDRGGVIGGSEPSGIEVTLVSGLSGAGRSTAAKVLEDLGWFVVDNLPPELIATMVDLGARARGEITRIAVVMDVRSRAFTADLGAVIKDLDARGYKPRLLFLEASDAVLVRRFEQVRRSHPLQGDGRLVDGIAAERELLRPLRENADLVVDTSTVAVPQLRATLERAFGTEAAQVTRVTLVSFGYKYGLPMDSDLVVDVRFLPNPYWIPELRDLTGRDGTVRDYVLSQDGAEEFIGRYLELLRLVGAGYRREGKRYLTVAVGCTGGKHRSVAISEEMARRLAGSEEVTVNVAHRDLGRE; encoded by the coding sequence GTGAGCAGAGGCGACCGCGGGGGTGTCATCGGCGGGTCCGAGCCGTCGGGGATCGAGGTCACCCTGGTCAGCGGGCTGTCCGGCGCCGGCCGCAGCACCGCGGCGAAGGTCCTCGAGGACCTCGGCTGGTTCGTGGTCGACAACCTGCCGCCCGAGCTGATCGCCACGATGGTCGACCTCGGCGCCCGCGCCCGGGGCGAGATCACCCGGATCGCCGTCGTCATGGACGTCCGCAGCCGGGCCTTCACCGCCGACCTCGGCGCCGTCATCAAGGACCTCGACGCCCGCGGCTACAAGCCGCGCCTGCTGTTCCTGGAGGCCTCCGACGCCGTGCTGGTGCGTCGCTTCGAGCAGGTGCGGCGCAGCCACCCGTTGCAGGGCGACGGCCGGCTGGTCGACGGGATAGCGGCCGAGCGGGAGCTGCTCAGGCCGCTCCGGGAGAACGCCGACCTGGTGGTCGACACCTCCACGGTGGCCGTGCCGCAGCTGCGGGCCACCCTGGAGCGCGCGTTCGGCACCGAGGCTGCACAGGTCACGCGGGTCACGCTGGTGTCGTTCGGCTACAAGTACGGCCTGCCGATGGACTCCGACCTCGTGGTGGACGTCCGGTTCCTGCCCAACCCGTACTGGATCCCGGAGCTGCGCGACCTCACCGGCCGCGACGGCACGGTGCGCGACTACGTGCTCAGCCAGGACGGCGCCGAGGAGTTCATCGGTCGCTACCTGGAGCTGCTGCGGCTTGTCGGAGCCGGCTACCGGCGGGAGGGCAAGCGGTACCTCACGGTGGCGGTCGGCTGCACCGGTGGCAAGCACCGCAGCGTCGCGATCAGCGAGGAGATGGCCCGCAGGCTCGCCGGCTCCGAAGAGGTCACCGTGAACGTGGCCCACCGCGACCTGGGGCGCGAATGA
- a CDS encoding pyridoxamine 5-phosphate oxidase, with product MPGPLTPDEREQFLAEPHVAVVSVAADPDRDPDRPPLAVPTWYHYTPGGDLSFFTGTQGHRARKTGLIRRAGTLTITVQKHDPPWKFVSLECQVVGDDHPPKREQMLRIVERYLPPDMAEGMVEGELTHPESQLVVFTVRPTRWTSFDFA from the coding sequence ATGCCCGGCCCCCTGACTCCCGACGAGCGCGAGCAGTTCCTCGCCGAGCCGCACGTGGCGGTGGTGAGCGTCGCCGCCGACCCCGATCGGGACCCGGACCGCCCGCCACTCGCCGTCCCCACCTGGTACCACTACACGCCCGGCGGCGACCTGTCCTTCTTCACCGGCACCCAGGGCCACCGCGCACGCAAGACCGGGCTGATCCGCCGGGCCGGGACCTTGACGATCACGGTCCAGAAGCACGACCCGCCCTGGAAGTTCGTCTCCCTGGAGTGCCAGGTGGTCGGGGACGACCACCCGCCGAAGCGCGAGCAGATGCTCCGGATCGTCGAGCGCTACCTGCCGCCGGACATGGCGGAGGGGATGGTCGAGGGCGAGCTCACCCACCCCGAGTCGCAGCTCGTGGTGTTCACGGTCCGGCCGACGCGCTGGACATCGTTCGACTTCGCGTGA
- a CDS encoding DUF2786 domain-containing protein encodes MGAEKVGTPKLATVRKLLAKAERAATAAESEIYTAKAVELMARHGIDAALLAAAHPGSDGIGPLRIAMQDPYSAGKARLLGWTAAALGCRWVLHGAWSGRVAAVTVFGHASDRERVEMLYTSLLLQATTQLVRVRPPRPGESVAAYRRSWLEGFAAQVHRRLVEAEEHAAGHAAATSSGGVALVLADRRRRVDEQFGATYPRLATLRPRALSGSGRAAGALAGQRADLGGGGGLGVGERRALGA; translated from the coding sequence ATGGGTGCGGAGAAGGTCGGCACGCCGAAGCTCGCCACCGTCCGCAAGCTGCTCGCCAAGGCCGAGCGCGCGGCCACCGCAGCCGAGTCGGAGATCTACACCGCCAAGGCCGTCGAGCTGATGGCGCGCCACGGCATCGACGCCGCCCTGCTCGCCGCGGCCCATCCGGGCAGCGACGGGATCGGTCCGCTGCGGATCGCGATGCAGGACCCCTACAGCGCGGGCAAGGCCCGTCTGCTCGGCTGGACGGCCGCCGCGCTCGGCTGCCGCTGGGTGCTGCACGGCGCGTGGAGCGGGCGGGTCGCCGCGGTCACCGTGTTCGGCCACGCCTCCGACCGCGAACGGGTGGAAATGCTCTACACGTCGTTGCTCCTGCAGGCCACCACACAGCTCGTCCGGGTGCGACCACCCCGGCCGGGCGAATCCGTCGCCGCCTACCGGCGGTCCTGGCTCGAGGGGTTCGCCGCGCAGGTCCACCGCCGCCTCGTCGAGGCCGAGGAGCATGCCGCCGGACACGCGGCCGCCACCTCGTCCGGCGGAGTCGCGCTGGTGCTGGCCGACCGGCGCCGCCGCGTCGACGAACAGTTCGGCGCCACCTACCCCCGCCTCGCCACGCTCCGCCCCAGGGCCCTCTCCGGCTCCGGCCGCGCCGCCGGCGCATTGGCCGGGCAGCGGGCCGACCTGGGCGGAGGCGGCGGGCTCGGGGTCGGGGAGCGGCGGGCGTTGGGGGCGTAG
- a CDS encoding FAD-binding oxidoreductase gives MPTTDRELTALQGAIAGEVVLPGSPDYDTARKPAIARFHHVRPRAVVRCATEQDVVETLAVTRLLRERVAVRGGGHCFAGRSSSTGIVLDVSPMDTVALRDGLAVVGAGTRLGALYDALDVHGLTLPAGCGPTVGVAGLTLGGGFGELGRRYGLTCDRLAGARVVCADGRVLDCDPHREADLFWALRGGGPGFGVVTTLLFHPVPAPLTTVFTATWPASHAAAVVAAWPDWAPGAPDELTATLRLVAPAEPELPAEVTLVGTMLDGDPAPLLDEFIRRAGAEPARVTLTPGSFREAKRSLAGLGGNGAELPGIQCKRSEFFRRPLPPDAAAALARSVVADRVPGQVHEVSLTPWGGAYNRVPSDGTAFAHRAEAYLVDNTITTGDDVQGARLRLDRSWSAIAPYGSGGVYPNFSDPDRALPATAYHGGNHERLRRIHAAADPDAVLSPPLEETCPAP, from the coding sequence GTGCCCACGACCGACCGCGAGCTCACCGCCCTGCAGGGCGCGATCGCGGGCGAGGTGGTGTTGCCCGGGTCGCCGGACTACGACACCGCGCGCAAGCCGGCGATCGCCCGCTTCCACCACGTCCGCCCGCGCGCGGTCGTGCGCTGCGCCACGGAGCAGGACGTCGTGGAGACCCTCGCCGTCACCCGCCTGCTGCGGGAGCGGGTGGCGGTCCGCGGCGGGGGGCACTGCTTCGCCGGCCGCTCGTCGAGCACCGGGATCGTCCTCGACGTCTCCCCGATGGACACCGTCGCGCTCCGGGACGGGCTGGCCGTCGTGGGCGCGGGCACGCGGCTCGGGGCGCTGTACGACGCGCTCGACGTGCACGGCCTCACCCTGCCCGCCGGCTGCGGGCCGACGGTCGGGGTCGCCGGGCTCACCCTCGGAGGCGGGTTCGGGGAGCTGGGCCGCCGGTACGGGCTCACGTGCGACCGGCTCGCCGGCGCGCGGGTCGTGTGCGCCGACGGCCGGGTCCTCGACTGCGACCCGCACCGCGAAGCGGACCTCTTCTGGGCGCTGCGCGGCGGCGGCCCGGGCTTCGGCGTGGTCACCACCCTGCTGTTCCACCCGGTCCCGGCGCCGCTCACCACGGTCTTCACCGCGACGTGGCCGGCATCGCACGCCGCGGCCGTGGTCGCGGCCTGGCCGGATTGGGCACCGGGCGCCCCCGACGAGCTCACCGCCACCCTCCGCCTGGTCGCCCCTGCCGAGCCCGAGCTGCCGGCCGAGGTGACGCTCGTCGGGACGATGCTCGACGGCGACCCCGCACCCCTGCTGGACGAGTTCATCCGTCGCGCAGGCGCGGAACCGGCTCGCGTGACGCTCACGCCCGGTTCGTTCCGGGAGGCGAAGCGGTCACTGGCCGGGCTCGGTGGGAACGGCGCGGAGCTGCCGGGCATCCAGTGCAAGCGCTCGGAGTTCTTCCGCCGCCCGCTACCGCCGGACGCGGCGGCGGCGCTCGCGCGCAGCGTGGTCGCCGACCGGGTGCCGGGCCAGGTCCACGAGGTCAGCCTCACGCCGTGGGGCGGCGCCTACAACCGGGTGCCGTCCGACGGCACCGCGTTCGCGCACCGGGCGGAGGCGTACCTGGTGGACAACACCATCACGACCGGCGATGACGTCCAGGGCGCCCGGCTCCGGCTGGACCGTTCCTGGTCGGCGATCGCCCCCTACGGCAGCGGTGGGGTCTACCCGAACTTCTCCGACCCCGACCGCGCACTGCCCGCCACTGCCTACCACGGCGGCAACCACGAACGGCTGCGGCGGATCCACGCCGCGGCCGACCCGGACGCCGTCCTGTCCCCACCACTGGAGGAAACATGCCCGGCCCCCTGA
- a CDS encoding gluconeogenesis factor YvcK family protein gives MRRAVALGGGHGLHATLSALRRLTDDVTAVVTVADDGGSSGRLRRELGLLPPGDLRMALAALAAEDESGRRWGELVQHRFGGTGALAGHAVGNLLLAGLMEVLGDPVAALDEVAALLGLRGRVLPMSCDPLDIEAEVTGLGLPDGALIRGQVAVASTPGRVQRVWLRPDRPRACPQALDAVKAADVLLLGPGSWFTSVIPHLLVPELREALIASPARRIVVLNLAPEPGETAGFSPEQHLAVLSQHAPELRVDAVIADVTAVPVPELLHRTAAVMLAPGGRVHLAPVAAADPADPEMTVPRHDPAALADALGVVLAELDGGSDGTGFDTQTRSAPREQETRRSNAWR, from the coding sequence ATGAGGAGGGCCGTCGCCCTGGGAGGCGGCCACGGGCTGCACGCCACGCTGTCGGCGTTGCGGAGGCTCACCGACGACGTCACCGCGGTCGTCACCGTGGCCGACGACGGCGGCTCGTCCGGCCGGTTGCGCCGTGAGCTGGGGTTGCTCCCGCCCGGGGACCTGCGGATGGCGCTGGCCGCGCTCGCCGCCGAGGACGAGTCGGGGCGCCGCTGGGGCGAGCTCGTGCAGCACCGCTTCGGCGGCACCGGCGCGCTCGCCGGGCACGCGGTCGGGAACCTGCTGCTCGCCGGGCTGATGGAGGTGCTCGGCGACCCGGTTGCCGCGCTCGACGAGGTCGCGGCGCTGCTGGGGCTGCGCGGGCGGGTGCTGCCGATGAGCTGCGACCCGCTCGACATCGAGGCCGAGGTCACCGGGCTGGGGTTGCCGGACGGGGCGCTGATCAGGGGTCAGGTCGCGGTTGCGTCCACGCCGGGGCGCGTGCAGCGGGTGTGGCTGCGCCCGGACCGCCCACGGGCCTGCCCGCAGGCGCTCGACGCGGTGAAGGCCGCCGACGTGCTGCTGCTCGGTCCGGGCTCGTGGTTCACCAGCGTGATCCCGCACCTGCTGGTGCCCGAGCTGCGGGAGGCCCTGATCGCGTCGCCCGCGCGCCGCATCGTGGTGCTCAACCTGGCGCCCGAGCCGGGGGAGACGGCCGGTTTCTCCCCCGAGCAGCACCTGGCCGTGCTCTCGCAGCACGCCCCGGAACTGCGGGTCGACGCGGTGATCGCCGACGTCACGGCCGTCCCGGTGCCCGAGCTGCTGCACCGCACCGCTGCCGTGATGCTCGCGCCCGGCGGCCGGGTCCACCTGGCACCCGTCGCCGCGGCCGACCCCGCCGATCCCGAGATGACGGTGCCCCGCCACGACCCCGCCGCGCTGGCCGACGCCCTCGGCGTCGTGCTCGCCGAGCTGGACGGGGGCTCCGACGGTACGGGGTTCGACACGCAGACCCGGTCAGCACCCCGGGAGCAGGAAACGAGGAGGTCGAACGCATGGCGATGA